One Psilocybe cubensis strain MGC-MH-2018 chromosome 9, whole genome shotgun sequence genomic window, AAAAGGGTAGGGCAATATCTTGATTCATGTCGATATAGATGCTAATATAATAGCATTCCAAGAGGTTACAGACATGGCAGAGTTTTACGGTCAGCATATTCCGATGCGTGCCGAACTAGGCTCGTGCCGTTGCTGACTCAGCAAATTTTGAGCTCCGTTGTATGTACATTGCTGTGTCGTGTTTGGACGGCAAACATCACGCGGATTGTAATCGGACCTCAAATGCTGTGGAACGACCAAAACATTTGTACACGCTGTACGCCCCACGGTATCATGTTCAACATTCAATATTCCATAATTGATTAATCATTGCTCACTCTCCTGCCAGTGCCATACCCATCTATCTAAATACTGCGGCGTGTGCTCCATGGCTCTTCGAAAAGCATCCTCTTCTTTGTTAGACGAACACCCGCCATCAAAGCAGACAAATAGCATTTTCCTGAATCGTCATATTAAACTGATGTGGAAGTCAAAACCTTTGGATAAGAGTGCGCGCAATGGCCTTCTAGGGATTTAACGTGTCTTTTAACAACCTATTAGACCCGGTTTTCATCAAGAAACGATGATTCGAgttgatcatcatcatcctgtGATCAGGACCGTTTGGTTACTGGGAGAGTCCCGGGGGCAATACCCACAAAGCTCCAACGAGATCATGTCATTTTTAGCACTCAAACTAGACCAACATTAGATGCACATAAGTTCCTGTGTGTATCAAATCATCTCGACATTTGTTCTGCTGGCAATCAACTCCCCGTATCTCacatacaccttccctcctttcctttccctaTGAATCTTCTGGATTCTCTATGGAGTGGCCTTCATGTCGTTGAATCTGTTCGATATGGCAGACGTGAGTATTGCAGTTATATTCATCGACGTGCATAATGCTCATCGGACATTCAGTGGCCACAGTTACGATTATTTTCTTCGATCATTGTGCGTCTCTCTGCACGCTTGACTAGATTTGTGCTGAGCTGAGGGCCTTAGTAATTATGCTGGATCAAGAGGTACGTATACGTTCTTTTCCGTAGTCAATGGTTCAACTTACACATTCCCTAGATCGATTATATTTGGGTAAGGCTCAAACGAAGGATAAACAAGGCTCAAAGTTGAGGTCATCCGCTAGACGGCTAGGTGGACCGTCATAAGCATTTTGTATATCTTGGTAAGAAGGCCGTCTACCTGCCGAATAACATTCTAATTCCTTATAGAACAGATATTACGCCCTTGTGGCGGCAATGTACGATATCTTGCTTGTTTCAATGCGCAGCTCACAAGAAAGATTTCGTAGATTCAGTCTCTATGGTATGTTCTACAATCCAAACCAATCTAGGATTCATATAAAATCGATTAGTTTTCTTCAACAGCAATCTTAGCAACTCGGTGGGTAAGGACACCGTGTCTGACTTACTGGACTTACCTTCGCGTCTAGATGTATGTCGTACTTTCAAGACACCTCGTGATCACTGACATATTTAATCACAATCACCCCGATGTTGCTGACAGATGTGAGTACAGAAATCCATAACGTTCAAGGCGTTTTATCTCATTCTAATGGTACAAAGGCACTGTTTTCCTCAAATGGGAAGGGTGGACCGGCTTGGTTTTCGCAATGCTCGGTCAAAGTAACATATTTTTATCATTTGCGGGTGCGGTTACTTACTACCTCACCAAGGCATTCTGCAGTTTCGCATTTATGCTCTATATTCGGGAAATAGAAGGGTTGTTGTTCCCATGGTCACTATCTTTGCAGTCTGTTCGTCAATCTCCGGATGGTTGATGTGGAAAAATATCTCTAACTCTTCCGGTATGTCCTCGTGTCTTAAAAGGAAGTATAACTGACGGTCTTGCCAGTCGTCTCCCACAACTATGGGACAGGTCCCTTCTGCAGAGCAATTCAAGGAGGTGGATCCACACTATATGCCTTTTGGATACCTGTTATCGTCTTCGAGACTCTGTTGTGCCTGCTCGCTTTATCTGCAGGCATCAACTCATTTATCCAGGATGGCTACACCTTTAGGCATAGTGGCAGACTACTACAAATACTGCTACGAGACTCAATGACCTATTTTGTAGTGTGAGAATACCCACTTGTCTCTTAATCGTGTCTGCTCATTGTGACTACAGCATCACTGGAACGGCATTTGCATGCTTGCTGGGAGCCATCATAAACGGCGGAGTACGTTCTTTTGCACTTTCCGGATTCTGTCGCTAAAATTTACTTTCAAGGTGTATCTGGAGTCCCCCGTAGGATTTTCTGTGGCTATGATTTGCACCTTAGGAAATCGGCTCATACTCAACATCCGGGACGCAACGCGGCAGCGCGACATTACCCTCCGATTTGAAGACGATAGTCTACCGACTTCAGTCAGGTATAACAGCAAACTGGTACCGATGTGATTACAATGTCAGATATATATGACTCGACTCAACCGACATTGTTGCCGCTTGTTTTTGGCTAACGATCATGCTGAGCTCTGGGTTCCCATCGGTAAGTGCTAGAACCAGCCTGATGGCCAGAAATACCCGCAAGAGAGACATGCGCATAATTTCCACTATATTCGAGTTTGTGCTTGGGACAATGTGTTGTACCCCGCCAATACAGCTGGTTTCTACTTGACTagaaatgaataaatttACGCATGTTGAGACGGTGTCGACGTGACTGAAGTCCGACGAAGGATTTTCGCATGCGCCTGCATTTCTCAGTAAAAGTAACACGCCGCCGGACTTCGTGTTCATTATTTCCATGAACCCTGAGTCCCATCAATTTGCTCAGCATCTATCACCTCTCCCGGAGAAACTCGACGTTTGCCACGTCTCTCCGTTTTCAACAATGTAAGAACGCCGTTCAACTCATTTTGAAGCTCTTTTCCTTATTCGGAATCCCCTACGTGTTCATATTCTTCTCAATCACTGATTGCAATGATATAACGAACTTAGAGTTAGGGCAAAATAATGCACTTCAAGGCCGCATGCTAAATCAGATCACACGTCTATCACGAACACTGACAAAAATATCTAAAACCAATCAATCATCGTCACCCCCTTGACAAGTGACACCTCTTCTGAGATTCAAGAGCCAATTAAGACTCATGACCTACGTTTTGTATCGTTAATATATCTCATGACAGAAACCAGAAACATTCAGTGTCCCCGTTATTTACATCCTCACACCATCAGCGGTCCGCGCTTATCTGGTGCTGCAATAGTCTATGGATGAGACAGTAGCCTCTGGGATTCTCAACGTCCTTCTTTCAACATTACAGACGACACAGGTGAGTGCCATCGTATGCCTCTCGGGAAGGTCTGTTTTGAAACCCCCCTCAGTATCTCACAGGTGTGTTGGATAGTAGTTTCGTTTCGCCGTGTCGCTGGAGCTTAACAGAAAAACCACATAGTCATCTCTTCGACTATCCTTGTTTGGGATGCGGTGATTACTTTGGATGTTGAGGTTGGAAGAGTCATCACTTTTCAGTGGATCCCACTAAGATACTCTGAATTATGAGGTTAGGAGAGTGTGGACAACGAAGAAAACGTTTGGGACTGCATTGTTCTTTATTGTGAGTCTGTGGTGATAACCTCTGACTTACGATTCCTAACAAAACGCCAGAATCGCTACGTCCCACTTTGCCTGCTGGTATACGATTTGTTCTGTAGGTCACCTACCGTTATCCGATATCCTGTGAACATTATTTGTAATAATGTGAAACTGCAGACGAGTTTTCTCTGTCGCAGTCTCTTTCTGTCAGTGAATTTAATTCTAGAAGCATTCTCTGAGTTGCAGTGCTGACTTCGTCTCTGCTTTAGTTGTAAGCAATGTTTCGGCATATTGGTCGACTGCTGCACCCGAAAACCAAGCTAACATGGCACAATTGTGGTCTATAGCTGCAAGAACTATCAAATATCCTTCAGCATCCTCAGCATGATATCTATCGCGGCGATTGAATGTAACGAAGCTCGATTCTTCTATCACACGATTTATCTAACACTTGTACATAAAGGTGTCTTCATTCTGCGTACGAATGCACTGTATCGAAGCAAGCAGCTGTTCCTGTTCCTTACGTGTTTGGGAGCGGTAAGCACGGTTCCTGGTAGCGCAACGGTGTGAACTTACTCGTGAGAGGATATAGCTATCAATCGTCACTATGCTTGTTTGCTATCTTGTTGTATTCAGGAACACAAACTGTGAGTCTCTACATTAATACTACCGTGAATGGAAATCAAATAGGGCCGTTAGTTCAACCACAGAAGCCCTCTGGGTACAGACACTGTCTAGCGGAATGCTCGTCTGAGACTTGCCATATATCGCTGATAGTGTTCTGGATacccttcttctttttcgAAACCGGTAAGCGCAGTTAATCGGGCTCCATGGCATTGGAATTCAACTAATTTTAACCTCAGTTGTATTTCTACTTACAATCCGGAAATACATGCAAGAGTGTGAGTTGATTGTTCTTAAGCAACTTACGGTAACTTTATGGTTCCCCCATACAGTCAGATGTGTAAGATCTGTTGGGAGGTCTACCGTTCTTCGAGTTCTGATGCGTGATGGTGAGCATATTTCACTGGGGAAGTACCGAGAGTGCCGCTATTAACTGCAATAAACAGGCATAATATACTATCTCGGTTCGTATCTCAAGCAGAAGATCAAACAGTTACATGGTGCTCATATCTCTGCTTTTTCCGTTTCTCAGTAATCATGGGTACGCAACACTGAGAACTTGATTAGGTCTCGTCTGAACTTTGCCACCAGGTATATCCATTGTAAATCTTCTAATGTGGGTTGTGGACCCGTTAAAGGCGTTCTATGCCATCGATTTATCCAAAAGTCTTCAGGCGACGATATGTTCAAGGTAATTAGATTTTATACATCAAGGTGTAGATATCCTCTGAAGTCCACTTTCTAGACTCCTTCTGAACTTGAGAGGCTTACTGGAAACCACGAGATCAACCACACATTTTACTCAGGAAAGATCGGTTGTTCCTGGAACTTTACTACAGATGAATTCCTTACGAGACTATGCTGATTGGACGGTCGATGATGATATTCGACACGGAGATTCGGACGAGGAGTGAGTATATAGATTTGTATTGTAATTTGATTGTAATAATATTGTCGCTGTATCAACGGTTTCCCCATTACATGGTACTCCTAATTTGATTGCTATAATTGCTTTTGACCTCAATTTTAGGCTGGCCCTTTGGCTTGCCCCAATTAGCACGCAAACTCACCTGGCGGGTAGGTAGATCATACTTGTTATTTTTTTCATCACAAGCCCCCTTGAACATTAGTGAGGTAAATGTACTGCTTTTGACTGTCAAACACGGATTCAAGAAGTCTCCTTAGCTACTATAGTATGTGACAGTGCTAGGTGCAGCTAGTTTGCACTATCGCCAAGGGCCCGCGACACATCCCAAACGCATCCACATCTGGActtattttgattttggctCTCAAATCCGGAAATCCGGTGCCATAATTAGATCCCTTTGGGAAACTTTTTGTTCCTGGTGTTAATTTTGGCCCAGATGCTCGCTTTATTACCAAATTGGGACTAATTTGGGTCTCAATtccaagaaaatgaaatgggTGTAGGATGAATAGTATAAGGCTTTTCTTACAGGTACAAACTTCTCAGTTGTTTTATTGTAGTAGATACCTCAGAGATAGCGTAATGAAGAAAGAATATCAAATGCAAAACCTATGGAAAGCGACAGAATGCTATCTCCTGCCAGTGCTAGGTCCGGCACATCCATGCCGCGTCTAGTCTCGGCCATCTATATGGCCACCGCACCTTACAGGCCGTGGGAATCAATGTTCCTTGCTCTTGCTTTCCACATGGAATCGACGTTTCAATCCTATCTTACGCGGACGCCTCAATAAGTTTCCTGGTCCTCAATTACCAAATCATCCCTTCCTACTCAAACAGGAAAATTCCGTGTGGGTCCCGAAAATGCACTGGCACCAGTGGAAATCTAATGGATGAATAACCAGGTTAATAATGTCTTTGAAGGCCCTCTCAGCAGATTCTTTAACTGACATGACTCTGCCTTCGTTTTTCCGAATGACAGTTGTCGCTAACGCATGCGCAAGCTTGTCTGTGTCTCATTGTTTCATAAAGCATTCCATTCTCGAGCTATCTGTAGTCGTCGCTGGTGTTATTCAGATCGATATTGTAAGTATATGCCAGCAGACATCGTGATAGCTTTCATTTTGTTTTTATGGATAACTGTCTGGCGCAGCTCCAAGTCAGTCTCTTTATCAAATTACTTCACTATTGCTGATATAAATCTAATAATTTAGAAAATGttccattttgaaatatttgaCTTGGTTCCGACATCGGTCATCATTCATTCATACTTATCCGCCGTCAACACTTCAGGCACTTAGTTCTCTTTACGAGACGACCCGATTATAAAATGTGGCAATGCTTCAACTCACTTGGAACCAACAGCCATGGTATTGAACTGGACAAACTTGTTCATTTTCACCGTTTTCGTGAGTCGTGTTGGACGCCCTTGATTGTTGGCTTACAATTCACTTCCCAGCACTTTGTCAATGGTCTACCTTCTCTAGAAACTCGTCAAGTCACTCCATCGCTTCCCACGGGGTGGACGTCTATTGGGTGTTACAGGTATACACACCTACTTAGAAGGCATTTTGCTATTAATACATCGACGATTTTTTACTCGACAGTGACACTAGCTCTGCTCGAACATTGCGAGTGGCAGCATATACAGATGTAACTGGCATGACTATTGAGTCGTGTATAGCCTTTTGTACTCCTGCTGGATATAAGTACGCAGGTGTTGAATTTGCCAGGGTACGTTTTACTTCATGATTACGTGGCAATGTATGCTCAGAGTCGATTTTACGAGCTAGGAATGCTGTAAGTCTCCCCTAACATTTTTAGGATCGTTCATAACATAGCCTTTAAGATTGTGACAATGTTATAGAATCACCGGGCGCACTTATCTCCGATGACACTTGCAATATGACTTGCACTGGCGATGCCGATGAAATATGCGGTGGTCCTGGTGGATTAAACATTTTCATCAAGTACGTGCTACATCAAACAGGTCATCTGTTAGATACTCAGTTTCTTTAGCTCCAATCCGACCACTGATCCTTCGGAGCCACCTCCTGCAAGTGGTGTGATTAAACCATCTGCTGGGGTGTTCCAGTACAAGGGTTGTTTCCAGTAAGTCCTCATTGACCTTTGAATTACAAGGGAAAATGTCATTATAATACCAGGGACGGTGTCAATGGAGCGCCACGGTCTCTTCGCAATCAACTCTCAATAGTAGCAGGTGTAACCGCTGAGACATGTACCTCCGCCTGCAAAGCTGCAGGATATGCTCTTGCTGGATTGGAATTCGGTCAGGAATGCTGTAAGACACGAAATTCTGTGCATCTATATCGTCGTCTAATGTACTGGAATGATAAAAGGGTGCGACAATTACATGCCATTGGCCGTAAATACCCCAGATTCTGACTGCAACATGGTCTGTGTCGCCGATAACACTGAATTATGCGGTGCTGGAAATCGATTAGCTGTCTATCAAGATACAAGTCTTGGTAGCGTCAATTTCCAGCAATGTTTGACCGACTCAGATTTGCACACCTCGGACAGCTTCCCATTCATCATGTTTGCTGTTCCCAATTCTGGTGGAGATCCGGTTCAGGTAGGGACGATTGAAGTAGTTCCCCAACAAGTGGGACAACCAACGTTTTTCACGCTTTCGGTGCGATCACATTAGTTACCGACCTGACTGACGCATTGACGTGTCAAATAGACTCTAGCAGAAGCCTTGCGCGAGTCACATACGTTCAGACTGTCTGGAGGATCCCTCCTCCCAGCACAATGGAACGGCGAGGGTCTTCCATTACCCATTGGCCCGACCTTGGGTCAAGTGCAAAAATTCCAGGCCTTCTCGACTGATCCACCATACCGTGGTTATTGCGCCATGGTGAGTTAATGAATATTCATTGTCTCTCATGGTAGTTTCTGAAGTCAAGCTAGTACAACCCTGTGTCCTCTTTTGGGCCCTTTATTGGACCCCCTGTCCTCGGTGTTGACCAGAGGTCGGACCTTTGGAGCATATGTGGGACGGGAATCGTATACACCAACCCAGACAGTCTTTGCCAACAGGTAGTGCTCGAGATGGTTCAACCCGTAGTATAACGGACTGCGTTGTAGTGGGTGTTATTATCCGTTGCCGGAGATTATGTTTCATGTTGGTGTTTGCCGCCCCCAGAAGCCGCCAGAGTAACTCTCGCCAAATATGATAGTTATGATATCATGTTTCAAATGTAAAGTTAGAGAAGATTGGAGACTCGTCAAGAGTCTTGGAAGCCAGCTTATTAGCAACAATTTGACTATGCAACGTGCCAAAAGCCCTTGCAACGCGAGCGACACGCAAGATGGTCTTGGCTTCCGGCATCATGACACCGTGCCACGCCATATACGGGATATTTAATCGAGCCGCCATGCATAATTTTTACACATTTTGTGCTGCGATTTTTCTTCACGACGCTTCTGTTCTTTCATGACTCACAATCCATTTTAATGTATCCCCCAACTGGCAACACTGGACGATACCAACGTCTAAGTCAAGATCCCGAACGCATCCTTGATCCCCAtacttcttcctcctccaaatccCTGTTATTCCGTATCCATTTGCGAGATGTACTCCGCGATCTATGGCGGATACGCTATGCTAGATTCATGGGATTTTTGACAGCAGTTCTCTTGATAGGTGCTCTAGGCAAAATCTATATGACCGATTCTCCAATCACCGATGTCTTTGCTTTTGATCAAAACGAAAAACCTCTCTACCTCAATACACATCCTCAAACTCCCCTTGCCCTCAGACTGACGATTATGTCGCGCGTGGAGGAGTTCGAGCGTCGGGAGACACTTCGACAAACAATGTTAAACGGGGTTTTTTCTAAAGACGTTCACCTTGATTACAAGTTCGTTGTGGGTAGAGCTGTGGGTCTGATGGCGAGGGCAAGGATTTTCTTCGAACGGTTGTCCCACGATGATATGCTTATATTAGAAGATCTCAACGACGTAGCTAATAGACTCTCTGAAAAGAGGTATGCGGCATTGCAGTGGGTTCGTTTTTGTTGTTTACTTACTCAATTTTTGCTCAACCATCTGCTAGGCCAACATAATACCACATGATGAATATGACTTTTCGATGACCGTGGACTCTGACACATTCTGTCGGCTTGGCGCTCTTGCTCGTAGGTTGCGTCACGAGTACCCTGATATCAAACCTAGAAACGAGTCTATCATCATCGCCAGAATGTTATCCAACCTTGTTTACTTTGAAAACACAGTCCCGGACGGCAAcacagacgacgacgacgaggaccaCTATGTAAAGGGACCGTGGTATTCACACCCAATAGGATTCGCATACCTCATTAGGTAAGAAAAACAACAGTGGAAAATTCAGACACTGAATGATTTCGTTCGCTTTCAGTTCTAACACAACTCGCACAATTTTAAGCGCCAATccacctcttcctcatcacGTAAATTATCCTGGCGATGACGTAATGATTGGTTCGTGGATTGCAGGTTTCAAGCATATGAACGATCCAAGCACTGTGTTCGAGACCGTACCTGAAAACACACCACCTCCGCAATATCGTGTGTATCCAAAACCTTATATTCCATATACTATGGACACGAAAGTCGTAGACGATGAAGCCGGGTTTCATGATGTTAAAGGCAGAGGTGGGAAGGATGCTCGAGTTGGTTGGCAATCTGTTTGCGTGCATAGACTAACTTCCGAGGAGATGAGACTcttgagagaaagagaggagaTAGAGTCAGAATGGGAGAGTCCTATTAGGTAGCTAGTGTGGAACTTTTACAAGATTCTTGTTGCATAATATGACGGTCTTTTGGTATGACGGCTACTCCGATACAGAGCTAGTATCCGCACGGGTGCCTTCCCCATTAGTCTTTGGCTCGAGCTGTGAACTTATATAACGTTCCTCAAAGGATATGCCTGATAAATCGGTTGTTAGAGTCTCCTTTCTTCCATTTACGGGATTCGCCAGTGCAATTCGGGCAACCACTATGGTGGGTGCCATACCCTATAGAAAAGGTGTATACTGAGCCAAATAACTTTATGTATTTTCTAGTTTGGAATGAGCTTACCGACACGACATACAGCACTATCTGCACATAGAACGATGAAATGTTTACAGGAGACTCGGCGAGGTAAGAGGCACTTGGAATCACAGCAACAACTGCATTAACGAGCAGAACAATGCAATAGATTGTTGATGATTCAACAAGAATCTTTGTGACA contains:
- a CDS encoding WSC domain-containing protein (WSC domain-containing protein ARB_07867), with product MVLNWTNLFIFTVFHFVNGLPSLETRQVTPSLPTGWTSIGCYSDTSSARTLRVAAYTDVTGMTIESCIAFCTPAGYKYAGVEFARECYCDNVIESPGALISDDTCNMTCTGDADEICGGPGGLNIFINSNPTTDPSEPPPASGVIKPSAGVFQYKGCFQDGVNGAPRSLRNQLSIVAGVTAETCTSACKAAGYALAGLEFGQECWCDNYMPLAVNTPDSDCNMVCVADNTELCGAGNRLAVYQDTSLGSVNFQQCLTDSDLHTSDSFPFIMFAVPNSGGDPVQVGTIEVVPQQVGQPTFFTLSTLAEALRESHTFRLSGGSLLPAQWNGEGLPLPIGPTLGQVQKFQAFSTDPPYRGYCAMYNPVSSFGPFIGPPVLGVDQRSDLWSICGTGIVYTNPDSLCQQVVLEMVQPVV